In one window of Oncorhynchus gorbuscha isolate QuinsamMale2020 ecotype Even-year linkage group LG23, OgorEven_v1.0, whole genome shotgun sequence DNA:
- the LOC124011289 gene encoding LOW QUALITY PROTEIN: B-cell CLL/lymphoma 9 protein-like (The sequence of the model RefSeq protein was modified relative to this genomic sequence to represent the inferred CDS: deleted 1 base in 1 codon), with the protein MMLEVQEERAAGNFSRKERVKKERDEAGPDSGRANSHVNPSSNNHSPAPNPALAGTGHRNTRAKATPSASPHQHLTPSSVSLGSPSMHSSNPKVRNSPSANTQSSPKQKQEAMVRSPPVMSPSSAAQMDSKLPNQGKPGGAGSQSQPSPCDPKTLGPKGPIGSLGLKNGQGLIAGNGAKGKMKRERSTSVESFEQRDTGTSNSEGDQKELGSRAKRLCVAERRQPYSGADWCSGGESDEEDPGFFNCNSIEMKPLDSNNALSSATSTHNAVGGQSMELGGSGPKPGSKVVYVFTTEMANKAADAVFTGHSDNIIAFHMNNISKGNKPHLPVNNQMGPPRGDSKQLGEPPQQQSSHPSDQNHQQASKAHPPGQQQPAEAQPQGAKPGSFPQDGAASGGMDSKSASPQDGTPHDPNSNPGGQPGHQTPSGASQQSFPSLDLPNGADAKLTAQQQQLAHELMSSMGDNSEGLSQEQLEHRERSLQTLRDIQRMLFPDDKELSLKDMVAMGQGNPGGPPGPNPGMMEGGPKKPGEQGPLQAMMAQSQNLGKPGGPGGPRPDGPPFGPGGLRDMPFSPDELGPLPPGPPMNSHGGPGGEHGDHTGMNPEQMAWLKLQQEFYEEKKRKQEQMQHRGPMGDMMMHQQGPRGPMMRGPPPPYQINSAGEMWGPEHFPEQMSMGPRGPMHPHMQRMPGGFPPGMMNPGMEGGPNPRGPRPGMNWPDDMGHNMGDSRGFPPGQGQFVGPGGRVERFPNPQAVQEAMFQQGMGGDKQGMGLPPGMIMEMNRMMGGNGPRGPMDGPGNGPNGGGMMFPRMPGDVGPMSPSSRMEFVKGLGRDMGPEFSMGPGNMNMGPNPQMMQAKMRGEPPMNLSPEEMMKMRGGSMPENLGPQKMMQGPPFPDQGHHPGDFNMGSNRHFPGMGSHGPGNPRCPRGEPPFGPDQRGPNHGNNGRLSHMPPNSGPPPNQRNMGGRKGPQDIQGGQANSPNINPLKSPTLRQVQSPMLGSPSGNLKSPQTPSQLAGMLQGPTAAAVAAAAAAASIKSPPMMGSAGASPVHMKSPSLPAPSPGWTSSPKPPMQSPGIPQNNKQPPLSMTSPNMMGNVEQGGNGPPTAPPSSSASSLPSGSPYALPPEPTISQNPLSIMMSRMSKFAMPTSTPLYHDAIKTVASSDDDSPPARSPNLPPMNMSGMGMNHHPGHNRMMAPTSQGPMPALSPMGMNTMGSQPLSHGMPNQMPSPNPMGGPHQGPMGPGMIGPHGMMMPGGQDPGMGNPQMIPQGRMGFPHRGQGFPPGHSPPQQVPFPHNGPGPQGGFPHGMGFQVEGGPMGRMGNMGPGGDPGGMCKPNTPGGGQDFNMFNNDNDLHEVMRTGATGMPEFDLSRIIPSEKPSQTLSYFPRGGDGPGGKPHPSGPQGFPPQMQGMMVEGNPRIGMPMQGMGGPPGPGHMGGPQDMPMGNPGHNPMRQLHPGHPGFMPQGMMGPQHRMLSPGQQPGMMGGPGHGMMQVKERGGLMYNHPGPVGSPNMMMSLHGMGGPQQTMMMPPQMRPRGMAGDMGMGFNPGPGNPGNLMF; encoded by the exons ATGATGCTGGAGGTGCAAGAGGAAAGAGCAGCAGGAAACTTCAGCCGGAAAGAGCGCGTCAAGAAGGAGCGGGACGAGGCAGGCCCAGACAGTGGCCGAGCCAATAGCCACGTTAACCCCTCCTCTAATAACCACAGCCCCGCCCCTAACCCCGCCCTTGCCGGCACAGGCCACAGGAACACCCGGGCCAAGGCCACACCCTCGGCCAGCCCGCACCAGCACTTGACTCCGTCCTCTGTCTCCCTGGGATCGCCGTCAATGCATTCCAGCAATCCCAAAGTGAGGAACTCCCCATCGGCTAACACGCAGAG CAGTCCCAAACAGAAGCAGGAGGCCATGGTGCGCTCTCCACCCGTCATGTCTCCCTCCAGCGCCGCCCAGATGGACTCAAAACTACCCAATCAGGGAAAGCCAGGGGGCGCGGGCAGCCAATCGCAGCCCTCGCCCTGTGACCCCAAAACTCTAGGCCCTAAGGGGCCCATAGGGAGCCTAGGACTAAAAAACGGACAAGGCCTGATTGCAGGCAACGGGGCCAAGGGAAAAATGAAGAGGGAAAGAAGCACTTCGGTGGAGTCGTTTGAGCAGCGTGACACGGGGACGTCCAACAGCGAGGGGGATCAGAAAG AGCTGGGCAGCCGAGCCAAGAGGCTGTGTGTAGCTGAGCGGCGGCAGCCCTACAGTGGAGCGGACTGGTGCTCTGGGGGCGAGAGTGACGAGGAAGACCCAGGGTTCTTTA aCTGCAATTCGATAGAGATGAAGCCTCTGGACTCCAACAACGCGCTCAGTTCGGCCACGTCGACCCACAATGCCGTTGGAGGGCAGAGCATGGAGCTGGGCGGCAGCGGTCCCAAGCCCGGGTCAAAGGTCGTGTACGTCTTCACAACAGAGATGGCCAACAA GGCGGCTGATGCGGTCTTCACAGGTCACTCGGACAACATCATTGCCTTCCACATGAACAACATCTCCAAGGGCAACAAGCCCCACCTACCTGTG AATAATCAGATGGGACCCCCTCGGGGTGACTCCAAGCAGCTGGGC GAGCCCCCCCAGCAGCAGTCATCTCACCCTTCTGACCAGAACCACCAGCAGGCCTCCAAAGCACATCCACCAGGCCAACAGCAGCCAGCAGAAGCCCAGCCTCAGGGGGCCAAGCCTGGGAGCTTCCCCCAGGACGGGGCCGCCTCTGGGGGCATGGACTCTAAGAGCGCAAGCCCCCAGGACGGCACCCCCCACGACCCTAACAGCAACCCTGGAGGGCAGCCCGGCCACCAGACACCCTCTGGGGCATCCCAACAGAGCTTCCCCTCTCTGGACCTTCCCAATGGTGCCGACGCCAAACTCACggcccagcagcagcagctggcACACGAGCTGATGTCCAGCATGGGGGACAACTCTGAGGGCCTGTCCCAGGAGCAGCTGGAGCACCGCGAACGCTCCCTGCAGACACTACGGGACATCCAACGCATGCTCTTCCCCGATGACAAGGAGTTATCCCTCAAAGACATGGTAGCCATGGGGCAGGGCAACCCGGGTGGGCCCCCCGGCCCCAACCCCGGCATGATGGAGGGGGGGCCCAAGAAGCCAGGGGAGCAGGGCCCCCTCCAGGCCATGATGGCCCAGTCCCAGAACCTGGGGAAGCCTGGAGGCCCTGGGGGGCCCCGGCCCGATGGTCCTCCATTTGGGCCCGGAGGCCTTAGAGACATGCCCTTCTCCCCAGACGAGCTGGGGCCCCTGCCTCCTGGGCCGCCTATGAACTCTCACGGAGGGCCCGGCGGTGAGCACGGGGATCACACAGGGATGAACCCGGAGCAGATGGCATGGCTGAAACTGCAGCAGGAGTTCTACGAGGAGAAGAAAAGGAAGCAGGAGCAGATGCAGCACCGGGGGCCCATGGGTGACATGATGATGCACCAACAAGGCCCCCGTGGCCCCATGATGCGCGGACCCCCGCCTCCCTACCAGATCAATTCGGCTGGGGAGATGTGGGGCCCCGAGCACTTCCCAGAGCAGATGAGCATGGGCCCCCGGGGCCCCATGCACCCCCACATGCAGAGGATGCCTGGCGGCTTCCCTCCTGGCATGATGAACCCTGGTATGGAGGGCGGCCCCAACCCCAGGGGGCCCCGGCCTGGAATGAATTGGCCCGACGACATGGGACACAACATGGGCGACAGCAGGGGCTTCCCGCCCGGACAGGGGCAGTTTGTAGGGCCAGGGGGTCGGGTGGAGAGGTTCCCCAACCCACAGGCGGTGCAGGAGGCCATGTTCCAGCAGGGCATGGGGGGTGACAAGCAGGGCATGGGGTTGCCCCCGGGCATGATCATGGAGATGAACAGGATGATGGGGGGCAACGGCCCCCGGGGGCCAATGGATGGCCCCGGCAACGGCCCTAACGGAGGAGGCATGATGTTTCCCAGAATGCCTGGCGACGTTGGCCCCATGAGTCCATCCTCCAGGATGGAGTTTGTCAAGGGCCTGGGCAGGGACATGGGCCCTGAGTTCAGCATGGGCCCCGGGAACATGAACATGGGACCCAATCCCCAGATGATGCAGGCTAAAATGAGGGGGGAGCCTCCCATGAACTTGAGCCCCGAGGAGATGATGAAGATGAGAGGAGGCTCCATGCCAGAGAACTTGGGCCCTCAGAAGATGATGCAGGGGCCTCCCTTCCCTGACCAGGGGCACCACCCAGGGGACTTCAACATGGGCTCCAACCGCCACTTCCCAGGCATGGGGTCTCACGGGCCTGGGAACCCTAGGTGCCCCAGAGGTGAACCCCCCTTCGGCCCTGACCAGCGAGGACCCAACCACGGCAACAACGGTCGCCTCAGCCATATGCCCCCCAACTCGGGCCCGCCTCCCAACCAGAGGAACATGGGGGGCCGCAAGGGTCCCCAGGACATCCAGGGCGGCCAGGCTAACTCACCCAACATCAACCCCCTCAAGTCCCCTACGCTGAGGCAGGTCCAGTCCCCCATGCTGGGCTCGCCCTCTGGGAACCTCAAGTCCCCCCAGACGCCCTCCCAGCTGGCCGGCATGCTCCAGGGTCCAACGGCGGCGGCAGTGGCTGCAGCCGCGGCGGCTGCCTCCATCAAATCTCCCCCCATGATGGGTTCGGCTGGAGCCTCTCCCGTCCACATGAAGTCGCCCTCGCTCCCGGCACCCTCCCCAGGGTGGACATCGTCCCCCAAGCCCCCCATGCAAAGCCCAGGCATCCCCCAGAACAACAAGCAGCCTCCGCTCAGCATGACCTCACCCAACATGATGGGCAATGTGGAGCAAG GTGGGAATGGTCCCCCCACAGCACCCCCTTCCAGTAGTGCTTCCAGTCTTCCGTCTGGCAGCCCCTACGCCCTGCCCCCTGAGCCCACGATATCTCAAAACCCCCTGTCCATTATGATGTCACGCATGTCCAAGTTCGCCATGCCCACTTCCACGCCCCTCTACCACGACGCCATCAAAACGGTGGCGAGCTCGGACGACGACTCGCCACCGGCCCGCTCGCCGAACCTGCCGCCCATGAACATGTCTG GTATGGGAATGAACCACCACCCGGGCCACAACCGCATGATGGCTCCCACGTCACAAGGCCCTATGCCCGCTCTCAGCCCCATGGGCATGAACACCATGGGCTCCCAGCCCCTCTCCCACGGCATGCCTAACCAGATGCCCTCGCCCAACCCAATGGGGGGGCCCCACCAGGGGCCCATGGGGCCGGGTATGATAGGGCCCCATGGCATGATGATGCCCGGCGGGCAGGACCCAGGGATGGGCAACCCTCAGATGATACCTCAGGGCCGTATGGGCTTCCCCCACCGAGGCCAGGGATTCCCCCCCGGTCACTCTCCTCCTCAGCAGGTCCCTTTCCCCCACAACGGCCCCGGGCCCCAGGGTGGTTTCCCCCACGGCATGGGCTTCCAGGTGGAGGGGGGCCCAATGGGCCGAATGGGGAACATGGGCCCTGGCGGGGATCCGGGCGGCATGTGTAAACCCAACACTCCCGGAGGAGGCCAGGACTTCAACATGTTCAACAATGATAACGACCTCCACGAGGTCATGCGAACGGGAGCTACCGGAATGCCGGAGTTTGACCTCTCCCGGATTATCCCATCGGAAAAGCCCAGCCAGACTCTGTCCTACTTCCCCCGCGGTGGCGACGGCCCGGGGGGGAAACCTCACCCCTCCGGCCCCCAGGGATTCCCTCCCCAGATGCAGGGGATGATGGTGGAGGGGAACCCCAGGATCGGGATGCCCATGCAGGGGATGGGAGGTCCGCCGGGCCCAGGACACATGGGGGGGCCCCAAGACATGCCAATGGGTAACCCTGGCCACAATCCCATGCGGCAGCTACACCCTGGCCACCCTGGCTTCATGCCCCAGGGCATGATGGGACCCCAGCATCGGATGCTGTCGCCGGGACAGCAGCCGGGCATGATGGGAGGACCTGGGCATGGGATGATGCAGGTTAAAGAGAGGGGGGGGCTCATGTACAATCACCCGGGCCCCGTGGGCTCGCCCAATATGATGATGTCACTCCACGGCATGGGTGGCCCCCAGCAGACTATGATGATGCCGCCTCAGATGAGGCCTCGCGGGATGGCAGGGGACATGGGCATGGGCTTCAACCCTGGTCCCGGAAACCCCGGGAACCTCATGTTCTGA
- the LOC124011290 gene encoding gap junction alpha-5 protein-like — translation MADWSLLGNFLEEVQEHSTSVGKVWLTILFIFRILVLGTAAESSWGDEQEDFTCDTEQPGCENVCYDTAFPIAHIRYWVLQIVFVSTPSLIYMGHAMHTVRMEEKRRRKEQEDQGGGDGEEGGEGGEEKHYLEHGEDKGGECGKEGSGIGRVRLRGALLQTYVLSILIRTLMEVVFIVVQYILYGVFLNALYVCHSRPCPHPVNCYVSRPTEKNVFIVFMLAVSGVSLFLSAVELYHLAFKQCQRFLRSKRQQQQQQQHQLLQGRTPSSATVIAAEPDSPPRPSMPCTPPPDFSQCVSSSPHTHPMHTQSHSHPSCPPFNNRLAHQQNSVNMATERHRVVHDDLGKEDFLHMTYEGHADTPNACIPPPSLLQNGYQNGYLKDKRRLSKTSGSSSRVRPDDLAV, via the coding sequence ATGGCCGACTGGAGTCTACTGGGAAACTTCTTGGAAGAGGTGCAGGAACACTCGACGTCTGTGGGCAAGGTGTGGCTCACCATCCTCTTCATCTTCCGTATTCTCGTCTTGGGCACGGCCGCTGAGTCGTCGTGGGGCGACGAGCAGGAGGACTTCACCTGCGACACGGAGCAGCCTGGTTGCGAGAACGTTTGTTACGACACGGCCTTCCCCATCGCCCACATTCGCTACTGGGTGCTGCAGATTGTCTTCGTGTCCACACCGTCGCTCATCTACATGGGCCACGCCATGCACACGGTGCGCATGGAGGAGAAACGCCGGCGCAAGGAGCAGGAGGACCAGGGGGGAGGTGACGGGgaagaaggaggggaaggaggagaggagaagcatTATCTGGAGCACGGGGAAGACAAGGGGGGAGAGTGCGGGAAGGAGGGCAGCGGCATAGGGAGGGTGCGTCTGCGCGGGGCGCTGCTGCAGACTTACGTGTTGAGCATCCTGATCCGGACGCTAATGGAGGTGGTCTTCATCGTGGTGCAGTACATCCTCTACGGGGTCTTCCTCAACGCCCTGTACGTGTGCCACAGTCGGCCCTGTCCCCACCCGGTTAACTGTTACGTCTCGCGGCCCACGGAGAAGAATGTGTTCATCGTGTTCATGCTGGCCGTGTCGGGCGTGTCGCTGTTTCTCAGCGCCGTGGAGCTCTACCACCTGGCCTTTAAGCAATGTCAGAGGTTTCTGAGGAGTAAAcgacaacagcaacaacaacagcaacatcaACTGCTACAAGGACGCACGCCCTCAAGTGCTACGGTCATAGCCGCTGAACCAGACAGCCCACCCCGTCCGTCCATGCCATGCACCCCGCCCCCAGACTTCAGCCAGTGTGTGAGCTcttcccctcacacacaccccatGCACACCCAATCCCACTCCCATCCTAGCTGCCCTCCCTTCAACAACCGGCTGGCCCACCAGCAGAACTCAGTCAACATGGCCACTGAGCGCCACCGCGTTGTCCACGATGACCTGGGGAAGGAAGACTTCCTGCACATGACCTATGAGGGGCACGCCGACACGCCCAACGCCTGCATCCCGCCCCCTTCGCTGCTCCAAAACGGCTACCAAAATGGCTACCTGAAAGACAAGAGGCGTCTGAGCAAGACCAGCGGCTCCAGTAGCCGCGTGCGACCCGATGACTTGGCTGTGTAG